aataatattttcagaTCTTCTCGCTTTGAAAATGTCAACAACTCTGGGTTTAATCGGTGGTAATGGAGGTCATAGGTTTTCCTTCACCGGTAAGAGTAATGGTGCCAGTTTACAGAGGATCTGGGTTTGGGTTGGAGGATCACAGGTGAATGCGGTCAGGGCCTGGCTTACAGACGAAAGAGAAGAAACCTTTGGTAGACCGGACGGATCATATCAAGAGTATGTGTTTCAGCCCGGTGAACTCATCACATTTTTGTCCCTGTGGGGAAACGGCATAGGAACGCGTCTCGGAGCCATCAAATTTGAAACCAATCGTGGAGGAAGATTCTTTGCGAAAATGACAAGCTGGCCATTGCAGACAGAATATCCTATGAATGTCGGCTCTGGATTTTGTCTGGGCCTTGTGGGCAGATGTGGACGAGAAATTGACAACATAGGTTTTTTGTTTCTCAATAAAATACAATCAGTAGTTTCCCAGATGAAACCGCATGTCGTACAGGAAGAAATGATATCTAGTAACTATAAGAATCAAAGCTCCGTCAGTCAA
This window of the Misgurnus anguillicaudatus chromosome 19, ASM2758022v2, whole genome shotgun sequence genome carries:
- the LOC129426490 gene encoding aerolysin-like protein; protein product: MSTTLGLIGGNGGHRFSFTGKSNGASLQRIWVWVGGSQVNAVRAWLTDEREETFGRPDGSYQEYVFQPGELITFLSLWGNGIGTRLGAIKFETNRGGRFFAKMTSWPLQTEYPMNVGSGFCLGLVGRCGREIDNIGFLFLNKIQSVVSQMKPHVVQEEMISSNYKNQSSVSQEQTSESSKTITKTSSWSTKLSIALAFSMEVKAGIPEVAEVTTGFSFTVGTEFTYSREQKDERTQKETFKIDVPPMKKVEVHITIGRCSIDLPYTGTMTITTEDGVVLNYETRGQFKGVTYTEINVNTKESDL